The Thermobifida halotolerans sequence TTGGCGGGGCGCGAAGTCCTGGACTGGGGTGGAATCGCGCTCCGGTTGGAGTCGGTGACCGCAGTGGATCCCCCGGAATTCAGTACCGGGCGGGTGCGGTGGCGAACCGCGACTCCGGTGGTGATGAAGGGCTCGGGACGCGACGACGACGGAGTGCGCACCAAACGCGAAGCCTGGGTGCTTCCGGGGGAACCCGAGTTCGCCGAGTACTTCGCACAGAATCTGCGCCGCAAGGCCGAGACGCTGGGACTCGACCCGGACGTGTCGCTGGAGGCGATCACGTGGGTGGGAGCCAAGAGGTCGTTCGCGGTCGGGGGCGGCCTCAAACCAGGGGCGCCGATCGAGGTCGAACTCCGCGGGACCGCTGAGACCCTGCAGGGCATCTGGAGTTGGGGGTTGGGCCAGGCCAACTCCGCGGGATTCGGGTGGGTCGCCGGATGAGCGTCACCACCTCTCGTGCAGAAGACGTGCTGTCGATACGGCTGACCGCTCACCCGATGCAGCGGGTGGGAGCGTTCGCCTTGGCTCTGCTGGCGGCTGACGGGCGGCGTCGCGCCATGAAGCACCCCGAGGAGCTGACACCGGAGGAGATCAGGTCCGCCAATGAGGTGATGACCAAGGACCTGGAAGCCACCGTCGATGCCGCTGACTCCAAACAGCCGGGCGGGTTTTGGCTGGGCGCCAGTTACCTGTTCTGGCCGAACTGTGCCATCAACACCACCAACCGCAAGAAGCGGAGCCGCGAGGAGCGGTGGGCCAAGCTCTATGAATGGCGTGACCTCCCCGAGACTGAGACGTTGCTGGAAGCCCCCTGCGTGCTGTGTGGACGCAGAGCCTGCGGCTGGTACGGCAAAGTCGATGTCCCGCTGGCGTCCAGTACCTCCTACCGCAACACCACGGTCCCCGGCCACGAAGGGCTGGCGCTGTGTCGGGGATGCCTGCTCAGCTTCTACGCGCTTCCATACGCGTGTGAGATCAGCGGTGGGCGCGCTGCCGTCGTACACAGTTGGGATGACCGCTTCCTGGCCCGAGTGGCAGGGCGGCAGGCGAAACGGATGCTCGGCCGTGCCTTGCTGTCATCCGCTGCTGCCTCCTCCCCGGTCCCCTACGCACGTCAACGCCGGGCTATCGCGGCACTGAGGGGATACGAAGAGGAGCTCACCGACGGTGTGGAGCTGCTGGTGTTCACCAACAGCAACAAAGAGCAGGAACTCACCGTCCACTCCCTTGAACAACCTCTGGCCGAGTGGATCAGCGGGTCCGCGCAGGGCCCGCACACTGTGGGATGGGGCTATCTGTGCCGGGCCCACCACACGGACAAAATCCCGGGAACCGCGTTGTTGGCCCGCAACCTCTTCGCCGAACCGCAGCGCGTGGTCTCCTCAGCCGCCTCGTATACGCGCCGCCTCCTCGAAGAAACCGAGCAGGTTCCGGGTGAGAGCCCGGTCCTGGCCGAGACCTGTTTCTCCTATTCCGCGAAGGTTCTGATGGTAACCGAGAACGAATCGCGTGAGATCCGCGAACTCGCGCACCGGATCGCCGCAACGGTGAGCGGCGAACTCACCGAACTGAAGAAGTACCTGCAGGCCCAGAGGACGGCCAAGACGCTGAAGGCGTGGCTGCGCCGTAAAGCCACCGACACCGCGCTGTTCTCGACAGCGCACGAGCCGTTCGTGACCGAACGCCAGTGGCTGCTGCTGTTCGACTCCGAAGAACGCAGCTATCTCCACCGCGACCTGCTGTTCCTCGGAGTGCTGGCGGAGCTGCACAAGCTGTCCCCCGGCTGGCGCGACGACCCCGAGGCGCGCAGCGTACTGGAGGAGGCCGCCGATCCCGACGACATCGACACCGACGACAGTGAGGACTGAGCAGTGACCTACCTGGTGGGCAAGATCGCTTTGGACGTCACCGCTGGCGCGCCCAACAACGGCCGTGGCGAGGACAACGTGGCCGTCACCAAGAAGCTGTACATCAACGGCAAGACCTACCCGTACATCTCGGCGCAGGCGTTCCGGCGGTGGCTGCGCGACTCGTTCCCCTCCTCAGAGGCACCCTCGCCGGTGGAGCGTTCCGGCACGGGCAAACGGCAGCAAGCTCACACCGCGGGACGCCCCGACCTATATCTGGACGACGACCTGTTCGGCTACATGGTCGCGGCGAAGAAGGAGAACTACCAACGCGACACCGTGCTGGCCACCGGAACCCTGGTCTCGGTCACCCCCGCCAAACCCAGAACGGACTTCGGGACGATGAGCCGCGGTTTCCCCGCCGGCGCCAACCCGGTCATCCACGAACACGAGCACTACACCGCCGAACTCGCCGGAGACGTGCTGCTGGACCTGCCTCGGGTGGGAGTGTTCGAACAGGAGGGCAGTGGACTGCGTCGCGCCCTGTCCCCGGCCGCTGAGGCCGAGGCCTTGGCCGCAGGCGCCGAAGAGGTGCAGTTCCGCGGAGTGAAGTCACTGCGGCTGGACATCGCCGAGCGGCGCCGCCGGGCCGCTGTGCTGCTGCGCACCCTGGCCGAGGTGCGGGGCGGCGCGAAGAAAGCGCTGCACTACGGCGACCGCGCCCCCGCCCTGGTGCTGCTGGCCCCGCTGAAAGGTGGCAACAACCCGTTCACCCGAGTGCTGGCCGCCACGTCGCGCGGGGTCGCCTTCGACGTCGACACTTTCCGGGAGGAGAAAAGCGCCTGGGCCGACGAACTGGACGGGCCGATCCAGATCGGCTGGGCCCCGGGTTTCCTGGGAGACCAGCGGGAACAGGTCCGCCGGGAACTCGCCGCCGAGATCGAGGCGGGCGAGGTCGTCATCGACCACCCCCGCCTGGTGCTGAAGGCGCTGGCCAAGAGCATCGAGGCCGGTGAATGCGACGCCTGGTTCGAGGACGCGCCCCGGTGACCGAAGCTCTGGAGATCACGGTCACCGCACCGATCGTGTCCTTCCGCAACCCTTTGTACGCCGCCGTGCAGGTCACGCTGCCCTGCCCGCCGCCCTCCACGGTGGCGGGCCTGCTGGCCTCCATGGTCGGCGGCTGGGATGCCATGCCCCGCGGCACCGCCTTCGCGATGGCGTTCACCGCCCAAGGCCAGGGAACCGACGTGGAGACCTTCCACCCACTGGAAGCCAAAGGGGGCCGGATCTCGCCCACGCCCAAGGACCGGGAGTTCCTCGCCGACGCCACCCTGACCGTGTGGTTCACCGACCACCTGGACCTGTGGGAGGCGGCGGTACGCCGACCGGTGTGGCCGCTGCGGTTCGGCCGCAGCCAGGACCTGGCTTCGGCCCGTGTCCGCAGGACCGTCCTGCGACCGCAACCAGGACGCCAGGGACACGCCCTCGTGCCCGACAGCGCTTCCAAAGCCGGAACCACACTGCGGCTTCCCACGGCGATCAGCCGCGACCGGGCCCGCACCACCTGGGCCGGATACCGTTACGCCACCTCGGGCAGCAACTACATGCTCACCACCGGGCACTCCACCCCCGAAGGCCAGGCGGTGGTGCTGCTGGAGGGCGTTCATCCCGACCTCGTCGCGGAGAACGCCGCGTGAATCCGCTGAACCGGATCTGGGCCAAGAGCGCTTCCCCCGGGCAGTCCTGGGGGGAGTTGCTCACCGAACACCTCGACGCGACCCTCACCGCACTGGACCTGCTGCGCCACCGCGTGGGACGTATCGCCGCGGTCCCCGACCGCTTCTGGACCTGGGCTGCCCTGGCCTGCCTCTTCCACGACGCAGGAAAGATCCCCGAGGGCTTCCAACGCATGGTTGGCAACCCGCGTCCCGCCCAGGTGTGGGGCCTGCGCCACGAGATCTACTCCCTCGGGTTCGTCGACCACGTCCTCGCCCACCTGGACGAGGACGAACGACAGTGGATCGCCCTGGGAGTACTCACCCACCACCGTCCTCTGAGCGGTGGTGCCCGGTCGATCCGGAAACAGAAAGGCTCCCTGCGCACCCCCCAAGCGGTGACCGATGCCTTCGGACCGGTGGACGAGCAGACAGCCAACGCCTTGACGGCATGGCTCGCCCAACGCTGCTACGCCCCCGTCCCGAAACCGGTGACCGCGACCGACCTGGGCAAGGCAACCCACCGGCTCCTCACCACCGTCCTGGACCACTGGGCCGAGGAGAGCCCCGACAACGAGGCGGGACTGCACGCGGTGCTGCTGCAGGGCGCGGTCACCCTCGCCGACCACGTGGCCTCCGCCCACACCACACTGCTGACCGACCACCCGCTGGACGCCGAGTATCCCGAACGGCTGCGCAAACGCCTCACCAACCAGGGGGCGACCTTGTTCCCCCACCAAGAGGCAGCAGCCCGAGCCTCGGGACACCTGCTGCTGCGCGCCCCGACCGGCAAGGGCAAGACCGAAGCCTCCCTGCTGTGGGCGCTCACCCAGATCGACCAGGTGCGCGCCACCACTGGAGGACAGCCCCGCCTGTTCTACACGCTGCCCTACCTGGCCTCGATCAACGCCATGGCCGACCGGCTCGGCGAAGAGTTGGACGACCCCGAACGGCAGAGCATCGGCGTGACACATTCGAAGGCCGCCGACTACCACCTGCGCCGCGCCATCAACGACGACCACGACGAGACCGAACCGCTGGAACACGCCACCCGCGCGGTCGCCAAGGCCAACGCCAGCCGCCTGTTCCGCGAACTCGTGCGGGTCACCACCCCCTACCAGCTGATGCGCGCCGCCCTGGCCGGCCCCGCACACTCCTCCACACTCATCGACTCGGTCAACTCGGTGTTCGTCTTCGACGAACTCCACGCCTACGACACCCACCGCCTCGGCATCATCCTGGCCATGACAGGCATGTGGGCACGCCTCGGCGGACGCATCGGCGTAGTCTCGGCGACCCTGCCCGACGCCCTCGCAGAGTTGATCGAGAAAACCCTGGGCGAGCCCTTGGCCGAGGTCGCCCCGGACAGCGGGCAGGCGTGGCCGCGCCGCCACCGACTGCACCTCGACGAAACCCACCTGACCAGTACAGAGAGCATCGCCGCCATCACCGAACAACTCGTCCAGGGCAACAGTGTGCTGGTGGTGGCCAACAACGTCGCCGACGCCCAGAACATCTACGACACACTCGCACCAACCGCCCGCGAGTTGTACGGCGACGACGGCGCGATTCTGCTGCACGCGCGCTTCCGCGCGAAGGACCGCGGGGAAATCGAACGCCGGATCCTGGAACGCTACGGCACCAACCAAAAGCATCACCCCGGTCTGGTGGTGGCCACCCAGGTCGTCGAGGTCTCTCTCGACCTGGACTTCGACATCCTGCACACTTCGGCCGCTCCTCTGGAAGCACTCATCCAGCGTTTCGGCCGCGTCAACCGCCTCAACGGACGGGACCAGTCCGCACCGGTGGTCGTGCACCGACCCGACTACGCCCCCCGTGCTCGGGGCGGAGGCGACGAGTACGCCGACAAGGTCTACGCGGCCGAACCCACCCGACTGGGATGGGACATCCTCATCCGCCACGACGGCGACCCACTCGACGAGCGCCTGTTCACCGACTGGCTCAACGAGGTCTACACCAGCCCTTGGGGACAGCGGTGGCGCAGCGACGTCGAGCGGGTGCGCACAGAGTTCACCCGGCGCTTCCTCACCTTCGACCCGCCCTTCGACGACCGCAGCGACCTCGCCGCCGCGTTCGACCAGATGTTCGACGGTGCCGAGGGGATTCTGGCCGAAGACCTCGAGGCCTACCGGGAGGCGCTCGATCAGGGCAGAGACCCGCAAACCCGCAAAGCCGCACGCCTCCTGGCATCCGGCTACCTCATTTCACTCCCCGACCACGCCCGCCGCCTGGGGCGGTGGGACAAGGAATTCGGACTCATCGTGATCGACGCCGACTACACCGAAGAAAAAGGGCTCGGCGCCCTCAACCGGGACGACCGCACAAGCTACGTGATGGGCGAAGTGCTGTGATCAGCGCCGAAGACGTGGGCGGCGTCCACGTCAAATACCTGTACCACTGCCCGCGCCAACTGTGGCTGTACGTGCGGGGATTCCGCCCCGAAGCGCTCAGCGAAGCAGTGCAGATGGGCGAGGCCGTCCACGACACCTCCTACCGCCGAGCCACCCCCATCGACCTGGGCGCGGCCAAGCTGGACGACCTCGACGGCGACCTGTGGGTTCACGAAATCAAGTCCGCCTCCAAACCCTCGACCGCCGATGAGGCCCAGGCCATCCACTACTGCTACCGGCTGCGCAAGGTCGGAGTGGAAGCCCAAGGCGCGGTCCTGCACTACCCCAAGACCCGCCGCACCCAGCGCATCACCTACACACCCGCCCACGAGGCCCGAGCAGAGGAGGACATCGTGAACGTCCTGGACACCGTGGCCTCTCCCACCTCCCCTCAACGCCTGGAACGCGCCGCCTGCCGAGGGTGCAGCTACCAGGACTACTGCTGGAGCGACTGACGATGCCCACCGCCGCCCGCACCTACTGGCTGACCTCCACCTGCCGCATCCGCCGCAAAGACCAGTCCCTGGTCATCGAGCGCGAGAGCGGTGACTCCGTGCACATCCCCATTACCGACGTTCGCGACCTCATCGCCTTTACGAGGCGTGGCAAGTGGTGAACGGGGACGCGCGTCATTGCCGTCTGCGGCACGGCCCAGGACCACAACCTGAAGATTCTGCGCACCTGCCGCCGCTGCCTGCACCATGTACAGCGCAGTGTTTTCGAAGGGCAACTCTCGCCAGCTCAACTCCGTCGTTTCCAGAGCGGTGTCAGCGACTTCATTGACCACGGGACGACCACGTCATCGTCTACAAGCTTCCTCTTGGTGCTGAGTTTCGCCACCACACCATCGGACTCGACCGACTAGCCCCAGCGATATCCTGTTACCCCGCCAGCCTCCGTTTTTCAGCGACACGCGGGGGTCTGATGCACGACCGGAGGCCCGCTGAACAAGCCGTCGAAACCGACCCCTGGGACCGGAAGCGACCAGCGGCTTTACCCTGGAATCTCTCATCATCCCTACGAGGGGTAGCAACTCGTAGGCGACGGTGCGCTTGAGTTGGTGGTGGTTCCTCATCGCCCCTACGAGGGGCAGCAACAGGTGCTCAGCTCCGACGAGGAGGGCCGCCTCTACGCGTTCCTCATCGCCCCTACGAGGGGCAGCAACTGGGGTTGCTCCCATGCGCACAGTGGGCATTCCACATCGTGTTCCTCATCGCCCCTACGAGGGGCAGCAACTGGGTTGGTGAGGAGGGCCCGGAACTGGTTCATGTGGGTTCCTCATCGCCCCTACGAGGGGCAGCAACGGGTGCTGGCGGATCGTGTTGATGTGGCCGGTGAGGTTCCTCATCGCCCCTACGAGGGGCAGCAACCCGACCCCGACCCCGACATCCCCACCCCGTCCCTGGTTCCTCATCGCCCCTACGAGGGGCAGCAACCCGCAGCTCTTTGCGCAGCTCGGACGGGAACTTCCGTTCCTCATCGCCCCTACGAGGGGCAGCAACGGCACGACGCCGATGCCCTCGCGGTCGGGGTGCCAGTTCCTCATCGCCCCTACGAGGGGCAGCAACTAGGCGTCCGCGGCCTCCACGAGGAAGCGTTGCGGTTCCTCATCGCCCCTACGAGGGGCAGCAACTGGTTATTGAACAGCGGAACCACCGTGGCCCCACGTTCCTCATCGCCCCTACGAGGGGCAGCAACCGGTGTGACTACGCCGCCGCGGGCGCGACGCCTGGGTTCCTCATCGCCCCTACGAGGGGCAGCAACACTCCAGATTTCGGTCCATCAGGTGCGCCAGCAGGGTTCCTCATCGCCCCTACGAGGGGTAGCAACCCTGCCTGTTCACCCGCGACTACACCGACTCCTACGGGTTCCTCATCGCCCCTACGAGGGGCAGCAACCTCCAGTAGGGCGACCGCCTGGCGGATGGTCCACGTTCCTCATCGCCCCTACGAGGGGCAGCAACTAGGCGTCCGCGGCCTCCACGAGGAAGCGTTGCGGTTCCTCATCGCCCCTACGAGGGGCAGCAACTGGTAGCCGGGCCACCGCCCGGTCCTGGCAGATCACGGGTTCCTCATCGCCCCTACGAGAGGCAGCAACAAGTTCCATTCCAATGAAGGAAGTGTGGTGAGGTGAGAGACGGGTTGTTCAGTTGTGCTCTGCGGTTTCGGTGCTTTTGATGATTTTTTCGCCCAGCGGCGGGATCTGCCGAATCTCTTCGCGAGTTTGCGTTCCGACAGTCGTTCTCCGGTTTCGATACTCTCCTTGTAGGCCGTCAGCGCCTGCTGGACCAGGTCTGGTCCGTGCTGGTCCCCGTGCTGCCGACTGGTGGAGCGCACCAGCCCCATGAACATCTCGTAGCAGCCGACCAGGGCGATGGCGGGCCACGCGGCGACCACGGCTCCAACAGGGCCGTGGTGGAGGCCGTGGGCGATGTTGGCCGCGAGTGTGGCGGTGATGCCCAGCCACAGCAGTAACCAGGCCAGGACCGGGGCATGTCGGGTGTTGCGCGCGGCGTCGAGCAGGACCATGGAGGAGGCGTACACCAGCCCGTCGATGGTCAGGGGGATCATGAACGCGGTGATGCCGTCCTCGCCGTAGGCGCTGACCACCGCGTAGCCGTGGCGGTAGGAGACCACGGCCGCGACAGCGGCAACTCCGCAGACCACGGCCTTGGTCATCTCACGGATCACCCGGTCGGCGCGGAGATCCTAGGGTTCCGGTTGGGTCGTCTGCCGCATACCACTCCTTCCTTCCGTCGAAAGAGAAGAGCGGACGGGGGCAGTTCCGTGACAGTAAAGACCGGTGGCTGTCGACAGAGCGCGAGAGCCCGTCCCAGTTGTTCGGACGTTGAGCGGGTACGCCACCTGGTCGAGGCTTCCAACCGAGTCAGGTCCCGGCTGAAAGCCCCGACTGGTCCGAGGAGGAGGACCGCACTCCTGTGCTGATGGGGCCGCATCCGAGTCGACACAGACCCACGACCGGTTCTCCGAGCCGGACAGGAAGGCCGAGTGAAGGCCGCCGCGGCGCAGTCCTCACGAGTCCTGCTTGACCTGAGTACATCCCCACGAGGCCCTTTTCAGGGGGTGTCCCGTGATCAACGGTCCGGGACAGCTCCTAGCTGATGGACCGCTGATCGGTGTACCTCCTAGCGCGTCCTCGGATGTTGGCGAGTGCGTCGAGTGCGGTGTCGTCGGCGTCGGGGAGCGTGTGCAGGTAGCGCTCGGTCGTGGTGATCGATGCGTGGCCGAGGCGCTCCTTGACGACCATGAGGTCGGCTCCGCCGGCCAGGAGCCAGGATGCGTGGGCGTGGCGGAGTTTGTATGGCGTGATGTCCTTGGGCAGGTCGGCCTCCTCGCGGGCCGGGTGCCAGATGTTGGTGCGGAAACACTGGGCGGGGATGTGGCCGTCGGTGTTGACCTGGCGGCGCCTGCGGGGCTGGTCCTTGCCTTCGGCCCGGCGCAGAGCCCGGTAGCGGGCGAACGCCGTGCGGCAGTACTCGCAGCGGCACTTGCCGTTGGTGTAGGCCGCTGTGGTCCCGTGCCGGTAGCGGCGGCCCTTGTCGTTGGGCGGGGTCATCCCCAGGTCCACCCCGTCGGGGAGTTCGGGGATCGGAGCATCGTCGTGGTCGGGGAACTGGAACAGCAGGTCCTCGTCCCTGATGCCGTTGGCCAGGGCGAACGCTGCGATCCTGGTCACCAGCGGGCGGCGTGGCTTCAGGCGGCGGAACTTGCCGTCCTTGGGATAGTCCTTGGCGAGGAACCGGCCGCCGGTGGAGTGGAGGCGAGGCGCGATCTCGACCGCGGCGCGGCTGGCGGTGAGGATGCCGCTCGGCCGCTCCAGGTCTTTCATCCGCAGCTCGCTCAGCTCGCCCCAGCGCAGCCCGGGCTCGATCGCGACCTCGACCAGAAGCTGGAAGACCTCACCGTCGATGTGGGAGTAGAACTCGCCGAACTGCTCCGGGGTGATGGTCTTCAGGGGCTTGCGGCCGACCTTCGGCAGGACGACGCCTTCGCACGGGTGGATGAAGATGATCTGGTTCAACAGGGCTGTAGAGAATATCGCGCCGAGGACGGTGACGATCCGCTGGATCGTCGAAGCCGCAAGGCCGTCCTGCTGCCGCGCACGCACCCATTCCTGGACATGGCCTGGACGAATCTCGTTCATTCTCACTGAGGTTTTCTCAACGAATTGGGTGTTCGTAGCGGTGGAGGACCAGGGCGGCCTGGACGATGCGGCCGACCACAGAGGGGCTGAGGCTGATGCGGCGCAGCGCGGTGTGGCGGCCCACCAGTACGGCCATGGCGCGTTCACCACCGCGCGCACGGCCCGCAGCAGTCGGTTGTCGGTCCGGTTGTCGGCGTGCATGCGCGCATACGACACCTCCCGGGAAGCCCGAATCGGCGTGTGGGCGCCTGGCTTCGGCGCCGTCGGTCAACACGACCAGGCCTTCGTGGGCGGCCGCATACCGCGGCAGCGGCAGGGCGTGGATGCGCGCGGCGGTGAGGCCGAACCGTGGATCCCGGCACGGCCTCAAAGGCCCACAGCGGATGGCCGGCGGCATCGGCGAGGAACCGCACGCCCGCACCATGGTGGTGCTTGTGCGCCGAATACCACACGTCTGTGCCGCGGTCGTTGGGTTCCGCACAGCCGGTGGTGGCGAAGACCTTGCCGTCCAGGACGACCGGGGACCTGCCCTGGTCACGGAGCTCGTCCAGGACCTGGCGTGGTTGCGGGACCTGGGCGGCCAGCACGTGGGTGCCTTCGTGCGCCTACCGGTAGGCGGTGGCCCGGCTGACGGCGTGGTCGCGGGCCGGGGCGGTGACGAGGCTGCCGCCACGGAACCAGCACAGCACCAGCAGTGCCTGACGAACCGGAGTCAGTGCCCGGGAGCGGCGGGGCGTGCCAAGAGCGCGGCGATGAGCGGCCAGCAGGCGAGCCAAGTAGGTGACCCCGGGACGGGGAACATCAAACACGGCAGAACAGGGAACCACCGTGAAGCCTCTGGTCCAGTGGACGCGGTCCTGTGGTGAGAACCGTCCTATCAGGGGCTTCACGCCTGTCAGGAGCCAGGGCCCCCTCTCACCATCCCGCCCTCGATCCCGCCCTCGCCCCACCGCCCAGCCCATATTCGTTGAGAAAACCTCAGTGTGCTCCCCGCGCGTGCGGGGATGGTCCCAGACACGGCGATGCTGGGATCTTCGTTACCGAATGCTCCCCGCGCATGAGTGAGTGTTTCCCCGTCAGACAAGACAGCAGGACGGTCAAACCACGCGGTCCGGGACTCGCCACTGCGTGGTTTCGTCTCCCTCGGAGAAGTTGAGCGAGAAAGATCCAGGCAGAGGCGTTCTTCTGGGTCACCGGGCGCCCCTTGCCGTATACGGGTTCACTGCCAGTGACTGTGGTTCCATCCATGGCCACCGGCCTCCCGCTTCCAGCACCTGCGGCCATTCACGCTCGTCACGGTCGCCGCGCCACGGCTCCAACTCCACACGCCGGTGGTGGGCGCCGTCCGCCCCCAGGCGGGGTTCGGTCTTGCGCAGCCCGTAGCCGAACTCCGGCCATCCCATCAGCGCCGAGGAGCCGCGCGGGCGCAGGTCCCGGGAGCCGCCCTGGCCGGTGGTGGCGTGTCCGGCGTGCGCTTCCAGCAGCACGCACGCCCCCCGGGCGCGGATCAGGTTCAGTGCGGCGAGGATCGGCGCTGCCTCGTCGTCGCTGTTGATGGCGCGGGGCACGAGCCGGTACAGCGGTCCGATGGTGACCACGTCCGGGCGGATCCGCGCGATCCGCTGCATCAGCCACGACACGTCCCGGTCCCGGGCCAGGTCCATGCCTTCGGGGCGGCATTCGATCCACAGGCCCGACGCGGGGATCGGGTATCCGATGCGGGCTGCTTGGTCGGTCAGGTCGCGCAGGCGGCGCCGTAGGTGCCGTTCGGAGTTCTCGCAGTCGATGATCAGTACCCGGCGCGGTGTGATGGGAGAGGCACCGAACGGGTGGCATCCCGCGGCGATGGTCAGGGCCAGTTGGCGGAAGAGGGTGGACTTGCCGGTGCCCTCCCCGCCGGTGAGGATGAGGCGGTCGCCGCGTTCCAGCAGGTGGGGGACGATCCAGTCGTATTCTTCGTCGTGGACGGCGAGGAATTCCTCGATGGTGGGGGTGGGGGTGTTGTCGTCCAGTTCGAAGTCGCGGACGGCTTCGAGGTCGCGTATGGCCGTGTCGGTGAGGCCGGCGACGGTGGCGATGGGGTCGTCGCCCATGGCGGCCTCGTAGCCGCGTTGGGCGATGTGGTGTCCGGCGGTGATGAGGCGGCGGGTCGCGGCGTATCCGCGTACCCGGTGGGCGTGGTAGGGGCCGCTCATGGGTGCTGCGACGGTGG is a genomic window containing:
- a CDS encoding CRISPR-associated endonuclease Cas2; its protein translation is MHHVQRSVFEGQLSPAQLRRFQSGVSDFIDHGTTTSSSTSFLLVLSFATTPSDSTD
- a CDS encoding CRISPR-associated helicase/endonuclease Cas3, giving the protein MNPLNRIWAKSASPGQSWGELLTEHLDATLTALDLLRHRVGRIAAVPDRFWTWAALACLFHDAGKIPEGFQRMVGNPRPAQVWGLRHEIYSLGFVDHVLAHLDEDERQWIALGVLTHHRPLSGGARSIRKQKGSLRTPQAVTDAFGPVDEQTANALTAWLAQRCYAPVPKPVTATDLGKATHRLLTTVLDHWAEESPDNEAGLHAVLLQGAVTLADHVASAHTTLLTDHPLDAEYPERLRKRLTNQGATLFPHQEAAARASGHLLLRAPTGKGKTEASLLWALTQIDQVRATTGGQPRLFYTLPYLASINAMADRLGEELDDPERQSIGVTHSKAADYHLRRAINDDHDETEPLEHATRAVAKANASRLFRELVRVTTPYQLMRAALAGPAHSSTLIDSVNSVFVFDELHAYDTHRLGIILAMTGMWARLGGRIGVVSATLPDALAELIEKTLGEPLAEVAPDSGQAWPRRHRLHLDETHLTSTESIAAITEQLVQGNSVLVVANNVADAQNIYDTLAPTARELYGDDGAILLHARFRAKDRGEIERRILERYGTNQKHHPGLVVATQVVEVSLDLDFDILHTSAAPLEALIQRFGRVNRLNGRDQSAPVVVHRPDYAPRARGGGDEYADKVYAAEPTRLGWDILIRHDGDPLDERLFTDWLNEVYTSPWGQRWRSDVERVRTEFTRRFLTFDPPFDDRSDLAAAFDQMFDGAEGILAEDLEAYREALDQGRDPQTRKAARLLASGYLISLPDHARRLGRWDKEFGLIVIDADYTEEKGLGALNRDDRTSYVMGEVL
- a CDS encoding tyrosine-type recombinase/integrase; translation: MNEIRPGHVQEWVRARQQDGLAASTIQRIVTVLGAIFSTALLNQIIFIHPCEGVVLPKVGRKPLKTITPEQFGEFYSHIDGEVFQLLVEVAIEPGLRWGELSELRMKDLERPSGILTASRAAVEIAPRLHSTGGRFLAKDYPKDGKFRRLKPRRPLVTRIAAFALANGIRDEDLLFQFPDHDDAPIPELPDGVDLGMTPPNDKGRRYRHGTTAAYTNGKCRCEYCRTAFARYRALRRAEGKDQPRRRRQVNTDGHIPAQCFRTNIWHPAREEADLPKDITPYKLRHAHASWLLAGGADLMVVKERLGHASITTTERYLHTLPDADDTALDALANIRGRARRYTDQRSIS
- a CDS encoding CRISPR-associated endoribonuclease Cas6, translated to MRLRLGIRTSASSLPWAQVLKPGRSLVYELLARGAPEVGARLHSGGVPPHGMVPFGHSAPVFPSARRKRGAYAAGGLGWLELGSPLPEVVEGLAKGLAGREVLDWGGIALRLESVTAVDPPEFSTGRVRWRTATPVVMKGSGRDDDGVRTKREAWVLPGEPEFAEYFAQNLRRKAETLGLDPDVSLEAITWVGAKRSFAVGGGLKPGAPIEVELRGTAETLQGIWSWGLGQANSAGFGWVAG
- the cas7i gene encoding type I-B CRISPR-associated protein Cas7/Cst2/DevR; translated protein: MTYLVGKIALDVTAGAPNNGRGEDNVAVTKKLYINGKTYPYISAQAFRRWLRDSFPSSEAPSPVERSGTGKRQQAHTAGRPDLYLDDDLFGYMVAAKKENYQRDTVLATGTLVSVTPAKPRTDFGTMSRGFPAGANPVIHEHEHYTAELAGDVLLDLPRVGVFEQEGSGLRRALSPAAEAEALAAGAEEVQFRGVKSLRLDIAERRRRAAVLLRTLAEVRGGAKKALHYGDRAPALVLLAPLKGGNNPFTRVLAATSRGVAFDVDTFREEKSAWADELDGPIQIGWAPGFLGDQREQVRRELAAEIEAGEVVIDHPRLVLKALAKSIEAGECDAWFEDAPR
- a CDS encoding CRISPR-associated protein Cas4, giving the protein MISAEDVGGVHVKYLYHCPRQLWLYVRGFRPEALSEAVQMGEAVHDTSYRRATPIDLGAAKLDDLDGDLWVHEIKSASKPSTADEAQAIHYCYRLRKVGVEAQGAVLHYPKTRRTQRITYTPAHEARAEEDIVNVLDTVASPTSPQRLERAACRGCSYQDYCWSD
- the cas5 gene encoding CRISPR-associated protein Cas5; translated protein: MTEALEITVTAPIVSFRNPLYAAVQVTLPCPPPSTVAGLLASMVGGWDAMPRGTAFAMAFTAQGQGTDVETFHPLEAKGGRISPTPKDREFLADATLTVWFTDHLDLWEAAVRRPVWPLRFGRSQDLASARVRRTVLRPQPGRQGHALVPDSASKAGTTLRLPTAISRDRARTTWAGYRYATSGSNYMLTTGHSTPEGQAVVLLEGVHPDLVAENAA
- a CDS encoding AAA family ATPase; translation: MTDPDLPPHSIDAEQATLGAMLISEYAALQICEILTAGDFYRPAHQLIFTAVNRVRTDLGGPDPVATAEILRADGDLERCGGAPYLHTLVATVAAPMSGPYHAHRVRGYAATRRLITAGHHIAQRGYEAAMGDDPIATVAGLTDTAIRDLEAVRDFELDDNTPTPTIEEFLAVHDEEYDWIVPHLLERGDRLILTGGEGTGKSTLFRQLALTIAAGCHPFGASPITPRRVLIIDCENSERHLRRRLRDLTDQAARIGYPIPASGLWIECRPEGMDLARDRDVSWLMQRIARIRPDVVTIGPLYRLVPRAINSDDEAAPILAALNLIRARGACVLLEAHAGHATTGQGGSRDLRPRGSSALMGWPEFGYGLRKTEPRLGADGAHHRRVELEPWRGDRDEREWPQVLEAGGRWPWMEPQSLAVNPYTARGAR